A DNA window from Candidatus Protochlamydia naegleriophila contains the following coding sequences:
- a CDS encoding malate dehydrogenase: MIAPKKVVITGASGRIGYQLVFLIAQGLLLGADQPIILCMLEKESNQQKCRGIQMELEDSIFPLLRAVHYTHDLDCAFTGADYVFFCGAKTCHDPKTRALVQAENWEALTLQGETINRVCSHQTLFLMVANPCNTNTLALIKAAPNIPPMNFHSMMRLDLNRARQFIAEKAQCLSQDVEHMLIWGNHSPRVVPDWSHVKIMASPISLLVDNNWLSSHFIHAVQKRGMAITQNMGLSSCASAAYAAIEAMKALIVPTAQNSFFCTGMYSSSNPFEFDQDLVFGLPCRTITRGVYEICEDYSPHPLLKELIKCSEAELLEERARLKK; the protein is encoded by the coding sequence ATGATCGCCCCTAAAAAAGTTGTCATCACAGGAGCCTCTGGACGCATAGGCTATCAGCTCGTCTTTTTAATAGCTCAAGGCCTATTACTTGGAGCCGATCAGCCCATTATTTTATGTATGCTGGAGAAAGAATCGAATCAGCAAAAATGCCGCGGCATTCAAATGGAATTAGAAGACTCTATTTTCCCTTTATTGCGAGCCGTCCACTATACGCATGACTTAGATTGCGCTTTTACAGGCGCGGATTATGTCTTTTTCTGTGGGGCAAAAACCTGCCATGATCCAAAAACTAGAGCTCTTGTTCAAGCTGAAAATTGGGAAGCATTAACTCTGCAAGGAGAGACGATTAATCGCGTTTGTTCTCATCAGACATTATTTTTGATGGTAGCCAATCCTTGCAACACAAACACGCTAGCCCTAATCAAAGCGGCTCCTAACATTCCTCCGATGAATTTCCACTCCATGATGAGGCTGGATCTCAATCGCGCACGTCAGTTCATCGCAGAGAAAGCTCAGTGCCTGTCGCAAGACGTAGAACATATGCTCATATGGGGAAATCATTCCCCTAGAGTTGTTCCTGATTGGTCTCATGTAAAAATAATGGCCTCTCCCATTAGTTTACTTGTAGATAACAATTGGCTATCATCCCACTTTATTCATGCTGTTCAAAAGAGAGGAATGGCAATCACCCAAAACATGGGCCTTTCCTCTTGTGCGTCCGCTGCCTATGCAGCAATCGAGGCCATGAAGGCGTTAATTGTCCCAACAGCCCAAAACTCTTTTTTCTGTACAGGCATGTACTCATCAAGTAACCCTTTCGAATTCGATCAGGATCTTGTTTTTGGATTGCCTTGTCGCACAATTACTAGAGGAGTGTATGAAATATGCGAAGACTATTCTCCGCATCCCCTTCTCAAAGAGCTTATCAAATGTTCTGAGGCAGAGCTTTTAGAGGAAAGAGCCCGGCTTAAAAAATAA
- a CDS encoding Npt1/Npt2 family nucleotide transporter, protein MPQLSRWFKCVFPIDRSEYIKFFLLATICFLVCTNYTLLRTIKETLVITKPEMGIQIIPFLRTWMLMPIMLFFVKMYAFLSARYKQADVCYSLIGFFLAFYLLFIFIFYPYEEFFRLDRLGNWISSWHIPFSEQFGAMVRYWIFSIYYCLSEVWGTLVVLILFWGVSNRSNTVEEAKRFYSPILLITNLSGFFASQISLFFSKSSFRDVLFGGQNIWSATLLSITLCVCFFTVAILFLFYLFFQRFANDSKPSFRKEHSVTKEEMTLTNLIRTMFNNKMFLLLSIMVFSYFFTSAIMEITWKYYLQQLYPNSNDFNDYLSHCTMYISLISVFLALGVTGNLIRKFSWRMNALITPVALFIPLFFLVVSNFYYEIDPYYRAFFGALYYCLSRICKFTFFDLSKEVATVEFSAVEQIKIKTAVDGIVPKFAKTGESILLQLLLVFFHSFALIIPTILILMFVVHFLWAYSTAEIKIKHFAPEGNV, encoded by the coding sequence ATGCCTCAACTTAGTCGATGGTTTAAATGCGTATTCCCTATTGATCGAAGTGAATACATCAAATTTTTTCTCCTAGCAACTATTTGTTTTCTTGTATGTACCAACTATACGCTACTGAGAACGATCAAAGAAACGCTCGTGATCACCAAACCAGAAATGGGCATTCAAATTATCCCTTTCTTACGAACTTGGATGCTGATGCCTATCATGCTTTTCTTTGTTAAGATGTATGCTTTTTTGAGCGCACGCTATAAGCAGGCGGATGTTTGTTATAGTTTAATTGGTTTTTTTCTCGCTTTCTATTTGCTCTTTATTTTTATTTTTTATCCATATGAAGAATTCTTCCGGCTCGATCGATTAGGCAACTGGATTTCAAGTTGGCACATTCCCTTTTCTGAACAATTTGGAGCCATGGTTCGCTATTGGATTTTTTCAATTTATTACTGTTTATCGGAGGTCTGGGGAACTTTAGTCGTTTTAATTCTGTTTTGGGGTGTCAGTAATCGCTCCAATACCGTTGAGGAAGCAAAAAGATTTTACAGTCCCATCTTACTAATCACCAACCTTTCAGGCTTTTTCGCTTCTCAAATTTCGCTTTTCTTTTCAAAAAGCTCTTTTAGGGACGTTTTGTTTGGAGGCCAGAATATTTGGAGTGCAACTCTTCTTTCTATTACTCTATGTGTTTGCTTTTTTACAGTTGCGATTCTCTTTTTATTTTATCTCTTTTTTCAACGATTTGCTAATGACTCCAAACCATCTTTTCGGAAAGAGCATTCTGTTACTAAAGAGGAAATGACTTTGACTAATCTTATTAGAACCATGTTTAATAACAAAATGTTTTTGTTGTTATCAATCATGGTTTTTTCCTATTTCTTCACTTCTGCGATTATGGAAATTACATGGAAATATTATCTGCAGCAGCTTTATCCTAATTCGAACGATTTCAATGATTATTTGAGTCATTGCACAATGTATATTAGTCTGATATCTGTATTTCTAGCCTTGGGTGTAACAGGCAACCTGATTCGAAAATTTTCTTGGAGGATGAATGCCTTGATCACACCGGTGGCTTTATTCATTCCCTTATTCTTTTTAGTTGTAAGCAACTTTTATTATGAGATCGACCCCTATTATCGAGCTTTTTTTGGGGCCTTGTACTATTGCTTAAGTCGGATTTGTAAATTCACCTTTTTTGATTTATCAAAAGAGGTTGCTACCGTAGAGTTTTCCGCAGTTGAACAAATAAAAATCAAAACAGCCGTTGATGGAATTGTTCCAAAATTTGCCAAGACCGGTGAATCTATCCTATTACAGTTACTTTTGGTCTTCTTTCATTCGTTTGCATTAATCATTCCTACGATTTTGATTTTGATGTTTGTCGTTCACTTTTTATGGGCTTATTCCACAGCAGAGATTAAAATAAAACATTTTGCACCAGAAGGAAATGTATGA
- a CDS encoding alpha/beta hydrolase has protein sequence MPKLETMLPLHFGWINLVLDIPDGEIKALVVFCHGLTGDRSGPQRILTAWGKTLAEQHYLVARFDFRGSGDSSGAFEKTTFAQMEEDLEAVIDWCRAHYSFPHIILAGLSLGGVVASNALKKYKECKAICLFNSDVRNAPPFDLCCDPLPIREGQFFLHKQFFEERLSLFPEQTLAHSNAHRFLFYGDGDMKIRQLVETLEPIGVRTIKIKNSGHLFESLQARSLAINKMVEALELLSER, from the coding sequence ATGCCAAAACTAGAGACAATGCTGCCTCTGCATTTTGGGTGGATTAATCTTGTTTTAGATATTCCTGATGGAGAGATCAAAGCCTTAGTTGTTTTTTGCCATGGTTTGACAGGGGATCGCTCCGGCCCACAACGAATTTTAACAGCGTGGGGAAAGACTTTAGCGGAACAACACTATTTAGTGGCCCGGTTTGACTTTAGGGGATCGGGGGATTCTTCCGGAGCGTTTGAAAAGACAACTTTTGCTCAAATGGAAGAAGATTTGGAAGCTGTAATTGACTGGTGCCGCGCCCATTATTCATTTCCCCACATCATTTTGGCAGGATTAAGTTTGGGTGGCGTTGTAGCCTCGAATGCGTTGAAAAAATATAAAGAGTGCAAAGCGATTTGTTTGTTCAATAGCGATGTGCGAAATGCTCCGCCTTTTGACCTTTGCTGCGATCCTCTGCCGATCAGAGAGGGACAGTTTTTTTTGCATAAGCAATTTTTTGAAGAACGCCTGTCCCTTTTTCCTGAACAAACCTTAGCCCATTCGAATGCGCACCGCTTTTTGTTTTATGGGGATGGGGATATGAAAATTAGGCAGCTTGTAGAGACGTTAGAGCCGATAGGGGTACGTACGATTAAAATTAAAAATTCAGGGCATCTTTTCGAATCGTTACAAGCCCGTTCTTTAGCGATTAATAAAATGGTAGAAGCATTAGAACTCTTGAGTGAAAGGTAG
- a CDS encoding adenylate kinase family protein, whose protein sequence is MIIRIVFFLLYACSHLSALEPIFVVFGPPGTGKGTFSQYIHEQYGYSHLSVGDVVREEISLQTEIGKQADECLRKGDFLEEAMIQALVSKHLIPFLQNKTPVIIDGFPRTEESVYFIHNLFQQYNLSGQVLLIGLYADDATCEKRILSRSICGKCARIYNDYSCPPKQANICDSCFAQLKIRSNDNEAIARKRLEEFHLVTEKAYRLAQTIFPSIEFSTSGSLEECLQNYTRFMTHDRP, encoded by the coding sequence ATGATAATACGGATTGTCTTTTTTCTTCTTTATGCCTGTTCTCATCTTTCTGCACTCGAACCCATTTTTGTTGTGTTCGGCCCTCCAGGAACCGGAAAAGGGACTTTTTCACAGTATATTCATGAACAGTACGGCTATTCGCATTTGAGTGTCGGAGACGTCGTTCGTGAAGAGATCAGTTTGCAAACCGAAATTGGTAAACAAGCTGATGAGTGCCTTCGAAAAGGAGATTTCCTAGAAGAGGCCATGATTCAAGCTCTAGTTTCAAAACATCTGATCCCGTTTTTGCAAAATAAAACTCCTGTGATTATCGACGGCTTTCCGCGTACTGAAGAATCCGTTTATTTCATCCACAACCTATTCCAACAATACAACCTCAGCGGACAAGTCCTTTTAATCGGACTGTATGCCGACGATGCAACGTGTGAAAAGAGGATACTCTCCCGATCAATTTGCGGAAAATGTGCCCGCATCTACAATGATTACTCATGCCCGCCTAAGCAAGCCAATATTTGCGATTCATGCTTTGCTCAGCTAAAAATCCGTTCGAATGACAATGAAGCAATAGCTCGAAAAAGATTAGAGGAGTTTCATCTGGTCACTGAAAAGGCCTACCGCCTTGCACAGACAATATTCCCCTCTATAGAGTTTAGTACTTCCGGTTCCCTCGAAGAATGCCTGCAAAATTATACCCGATTTATGACACATGATCGCCCCTAA
- a CDS encoding glycosyltransferase family 2 protein → MKIVTFQGPLEIASQLSEALRMDVVVVDHATPLPVRDTILVGPLAFERFANADCKILLHEAGHAVENPFSIESGMLIWRYCPSDETSMASLVRWVKHHLYGTPLLVSVIIPAYNRQDHLRFCLEALFKQNLSPDSYEVIVVDDGSSDATAEVAESFPTKTIRTSNRGPGAARNVGIEAAKGDILIFLDADILVENDYLDQICQRFRLSNSLLLLGARRHLPPGHTNAESGGYNLDSREKLLRRYSFCLSHLNCPWSLAYTCNFSITKHFLGSIRFDESFVGWGLEDIDFAYRLHQQGAHFIFSKRICGYHLYHDRQLTMNRYLSWLQNLELFLKKHSGDKAQGFSLFKQVFHPEIKANYFDVFDQFENSLSCRQHIDVYDFANAEGDPIDWIKQKCQEATKDFVLLSSSSNAALDVYVPFFKHPRIKSYLPNEDWKQALCQN, encoded by the coding sequence TTGAAAATAGTAACCTTTCAGGGTCCTTTGGAAATAGCTTCACAATTAAGTGAAGCATTGAGAATGGATGTGGTGGTTGTTGATCATGCAACACCGCTTCCTGTTCGAGATACAATTCTTGTGGGCCCATTAGCCTTTGAGCGTTTTGCCAATGCCGATTGCAAAATTCTATTGCATGAGGCAGGGCACGCTGTGGAAAATCCATTCTCTATAGAGTCTGGGATGTTGATCTGGAGGTATTGCCCGTCAGATGAAACCTCTATGGCTTCATTGGTGCGCTGGGTGAAGCATCATTTATATGGAACGCCTCTTTTGGTCTCTGTCATCATTCCTGCATATAATCGACAGGATCATCTTCGCTTTTGTTTAGAGGCGCTTTTTAAGCAAAATCTTTCTCCAGATTCATATGAAGTTATAGTTGTAGATGACGGCTCAAGCGATGCAACAGCTGAAGTGGCAGAGAGTTTTCCCACAAAGACTATTCGCACGTCCAACCGCGGACCGGGAGCTGCCCGAAACGTGGGAATAGAAGCTGCTAAAGGGGACATTTTAATTTTCTTAGATGCCGACATTCTAGTTGAAAATGATTATCTGGATCAAATATGCCAACGCTTTCGTCTTTCGAATTCCCTCCTTTTATTGGGAGCCAGGCGCCATTTGCCGCCGGGGCATACAAATGCTGAATCGGGGGGATATAATTTAGATAGCCGGGAAAAACTTTTAAGAAGGTATTCTTTTTGCCTCAGTCATTTAAATTGTCCTTGGAGCCTTGCCTATACATGCAACTTTTCAATTACAAAGCACTTTTTAGGAAGTATCAGATTTGATGAAAGTTTTGTCGGGTGGGGATTGGAGGATATAGACTTTGCTTATCGCCTTCATCAGCAAGGTGCCCATTTCATCTTTTCTAAGAGAATATGTGGCTATCATCTATATCATGACCGCCAACTCACGATGAATAGATATCTAAGCTGGTTGCAAAACTTGGAACTCTTTTTAAAAAAACATTCAGGAGATAAGGCACAAGGCTTTAGCCTCTTCAAGCAAGTCTTTCATCCAGAGATAAAGGCTAACTATTTTGATGTCTTTGATCAATTTGAAAATAGCCTTTCCTGCAGACAGCATATAGACGTATACGATTTTGCGAATGCTGAAGGCGATCCCATTGATTGGATCAAGCAAAAATGCCAAGAAGCGACAAAAGATTTCGTCCTTTTAAGCAGTTCCTCAAATGCAGCATTGGATGTTTACGTTCCCTTTTTTAAACATCCTAGGATCAAGTCGTATCTACCGAACGAAGATTGGAAACAAGCCCTATGCCAAAACTAG
- a CDS encoding histidine phosphatase family protein translates to MKNSRWITLIRHGETIWNKEKLLQGRKDISLSDRGIEQAYEMADYFKSSPFDFVGASPLKRTQQTASIISEVLNVPMHTLEGLMPRSYGPWEGKSIDDIREQNKSLFLQLSKCSKEEVFLKAPLESIESYDAVSKRVLPTISQIQSNALLITHSGVITSLCLALKLETLHIPLLEQTGYVKLRVSDEGIAIEDVKGLIVPKQLTSEAREPVFIF, encoded by the coding sequence ATGAAAAACAGTCGATGGATCACACTCATCCGCCATGGGGAAACGATTTGGAACAAAGAAAAGCTTCTTCAAGGAAGAAAAGACATTTCTTTATCCGACAGAGGAATCGAACAAGCTTATGAGATGGCTGATTATTTCAAGAGCTCTCCATTTGACTTTGTGGGAGCCTCTCCTCTTAAGAGAACGCAGCAGACAGCTTCGATTATTTCCGAAGTGTTAAATGTTCCCATGCATACACTTGAAGGCTTGATGCCAAGGTCTTATGGCCCTTGGGAGGGTAAAAGCATTGACGATATTAGAGAGCAAAATAAGTCTCTTTTTTTGCAGTTGAGCAAGTGTTCCAAAGAGGAGGTTTTTCTGAAGGCTCCATTAGAATCGATCGAAAGCTATGATGCTGTTTCAAAAAGGGTTTTGCCTACAATTTCTCAAATTCAAAGCAATGCCCTGCTTATCACACATAGCGGCGTCATTACCTCTCTTTGTTTGGCTCTTAAGCTAGAAACTCTTCATATTCCTTTGCTAGAGCAAACAGGCTATGTAAAGCTTAGGGTTTCTGATGAAGGAATAGCCATTGAGGATGTGAAGGGCTTAATAGTGCCAAAGCAGCTGACGAGTGAAGCTAGAGAGCCGGTTTTTATTTTTTAA
- a CDS encoding GH1 family beta-glucosidase, giving the protein MAMNMPRRNFSFPKDFLWGTATSAYQIEGGVKLSNRQDSIWDTFCRYPGNILNGENGDIACGHYQRWEDDIILMSKLGIKAYRFSIAWTRIIPEETGAINSEGLNFYDRLIDTLLKYGIEPIITLYHWDLPERLQKQGGWASRGVIEPFLHYALTCFSHFSDRVKIWITHNEPWVIAMLGYRWGIHAPGVKDVQHSLQAAHHLLLSHGMVVEAMRAHSPNFLGKIGIALNLSPVYPIDPSKEADQLAAKQYGWMLNDFFLDALFLGAYPQEILAKYPELNQIIQAEDMKRICVPLDFLGINYYTRTLVKGFEKEGQLESEVVALPNAHSTMWEFYPQGLSEIIEWVWERYHPREIMITENGTALDDELSATQEVLDDRRIEYFQAHLQELHKLIDRSIPISGYFAWSLLDNFEWSFGYQKRFGLVYVDFPTLKRIPKKSATWFGSVSKNNAIAIN; this is encoded by the coding sequence ATGGCTATGAATATGCCCAGGCGTAATTTTTCTTTTCCAAAAGATTTCCTTTGGGGAACGGCAACTTCTGCTTATCAAATCGAAGGTGGAGTTAAATTGAGTAACCGGCAGGATTCTATTTGGGATACTTTTTGCCGGTATCCAGGCAATATTTTGAATGGAGAAAACGGTGATATTGCTTGCGGTCACTATCAGCGCTGGGAAGATGATATCATCTTGATGAGCAAGCTTGGAATCAAGGCTTACCGTTTTTCCATTGCTTGGACCCGGATAATCCCAGAGGAAACTGGGGCTATTAATTCTGAAGGATTGAATTTTTATGATCGATTGATCGACACCCTATTGAAGTATGGGATTGAGCCGATCATTACACTATATCATTGGGATTTACCAGAAAGATTGCAAAAACAAGGCGGATGGGCTTCTAGGGGCGTTATTGAACCATTTCTTCATTATGCATTAACCTGTTTTTCTCATTTTAGCGATCGAGTAAAAATTTGGATCACTCACAACGAGCCTTGGGTGATCGCCATGCTTGGATATCGTTGGGGCATTCATGCTCCAGGAGTGAAGGATGTACAGCATTCGCTGCAGGCTGCGCATCATTTGCTGCTTTCTCATGGAATGGTTGTTGAAGCCATGCGAGCCCATTCTCCAAATTTTTTAGGGAAAATCGGGATAGCCTTGAACTTAAGTCCAGTTTATCCGATTGATCCGAGTAAAGAGGCGGATCAATTAGCCGCTAAGCAGTATGGATGGATGTTGAATGATTTTTTCTTAGATGCCTTATTCCTTGGAGCTTATCCACAGGAAATTTTAGCTAAGTATCCTGAGCTGAATCAAATCATTCAGGCTGAAGATATGAAACGCATTTGCGTGCCTTTAGATTTTTTAGGCATTAACTACTATACGCGGACCCTTGTTAAAGGCTTTGAAAAAGAGGGGCAATTGGAGTCTGAAGTTGTGGCGCTTCCAAATGCGCATTCAACAATGTGGGAGTTTTATCCTCAGGGGCTTAGTGAAATCATAGAATGGGTTTGGGAGCGTTATCATCCTCGAGAAATCATGATCACCGAAAATGGAACAGCACTTGATGATGAGTTGAGCGCCACCCAAGAGGTATTGGATGACCGTCGAATTGAGTATTTTCAGGCCCATCTTCAAGAGCTGCACAAGTTGATCGATCGATCGATTCCAATTTCTGGCTACTTCGCATGGTCTCTTTTGGATAATTTTGAATGGAGTTTTGGTTATCAAAAAAGATTTGGATTAGTTTATGTTGATTTTCCTACGTTAAAAAGAATCCCAAAAAAAAGTGCAACTTGGTTTGGAAGTGTCTCAAAAAACAATGCTATCGCAATTAATTGA
- a CDS encoding alpha/beta hydrolase: MSQKTMLSQLIEFQVGAGAFYCLEELPSHLPNGKAIVFLHGLGENRSGLNYLFHEMSERFTSDGFAVYRFDLAGCGESSLPLLFQVWQEQLAVVVNYLEKYQAVHLIARGVSSYLLPKYQTGNIAIGPIVAHYFCEQYPQIPVEQHEKVWIPQTDASCNLERDYFWFGLGVEAGCLGGFYLTKEFLIELEQAIFPIPKEWSVIYSGKHWPHSLPSWAHLLSECHPLFVYQDDRAVLYNKLTGLLNAST, encoded by the coding sequence GTGTCTCAAAAAACAATGCTATCGCAATTAATTGAATTCCAAGTGGGAGCAGGCGCCTTTTACTGCCTTGAAGAATTACCTTCTCATTTACCAAATGGCAAGGCGATCGTTTTTCTTCACGGCCTTGGAGAAAATCGCTCAGGCTTAAATTATCTTTTCCATGAAATGTCTGAAAGGTTTACTTCTGATGGATTTGCTGTTTATCGATTCGATCTGGCAGGCTGCGGGGAAAGCTCCTTACCGCTATTATTTCAAGTGTGGCAGGAACAGCTGGCTGTTGTCGTTAATTATTTAGAAAAGTATCAAGCTGTCCATCTGATTGCGCGAGGAGTGTCATCCTATCTGCTCCCTAAATATCAAACGGGCAATATTGCAATTGGACCCATTGTCGCTCACTATTTTTGCGAACAATATCCCCAAATTCCTGTTGAGCAGCATGAAAAAGTATGGATTCCGCAAACAGACGCGTCTTGCAATCTTGAAAGGGATTATTTTTGGTTTGGTTTAGGCGTTGAAGCGGGATGCTTGGGCGGATTTTATCTAACGAAAGAATTCCTGATCGAACTCGAACAAGCTATTTTTCCCATTCCTAAAGAGTGGTCTGTTATCTATTCAGGAAAACATTGGCCCCATTCTCTGCCTTCTTGGGCCCATCTTCTGAGCGAATGTCATCCCTTGTTTGTTTACCAAGATGATCGTGCAGTACTCTATAACAAATTAACCGGGTTATTAAATGCCTCAACTTAG
- the hprK gene encoding HPr(Ser) kinase/phosphatase, giving the protein MYLVKDLYDQHGKTLNLELCGGEEGINRPIKIPEAERPGLTLSGYLKNHSGKRILVFGKVEIEYLRDLEQDVRILHLEAIIQRNVPAIIIARNYRPPSELLSLAKSQGIPLFRTNLSTMNLLSKLTLILTEEFAPSISSHGTFVDVFGVGVLIQSNSAIGKSEAALGLIERGHRLISDDLVTIKVKEGFYLEGSGNPLDRHHMEIRGIGIINAANLHGTVCVGVQKTIDIVLRLEQWKEQEHFYDRSGLEDKFTTILGIKLPFHTLHIKPGRDVVLLIETLALNHRLKGMGYYSPQEFKTKVLEINKLKGIENGAL; this is encoded by the coding sequence ATGTATCTTGTCAAAGACCTATATGATCAACATGGCAAAACGCTCAATTTAGAGCTTTGTGGCGGCGAAGAGGGAATCAATCGACCTATTAAGATTCCCGAAGCTGAACGTCCGGGATTGACCTTGAGCGGCTACCTCAAGAATCATTCTGGAAAGCGCATTTTAGTCTTTGGCAAGGTAGAAATTGAATATTTGAGAGATCTTGAACAGGATGTCCGAATATTGCATTTGGAAGCAATCATTCAAAGAAATGTACCTGCCATTATTATTGCGCGCAACTATCGCCCTCCGAGCGAATTGTTATCCCTAGCTAAAAGCCAAGGCATCCCGCTGTTTAGGACGAACCTGTCAACTATGAATCTTTTGAGCAAGCTCACCTTGATTTTAACTGAAGAGTTTGCTCCAAGTATTAGCAGCCACGGCACGTTCGTTGATGTATTTGGAGTTGGTGTTCTGATCCAAAGCAATTCTGCCATCGGGAAGAGTGAGGCAGCTCTCGGATTAATTGAAAGAGGGCATCGCTTAATTTCGGATGATCTTGTAACAATTAAAGTAAAAGAAGGATTCTACCTGGAAGGATCGGGAAATCCTCTGGACCGCCACCATATGGAAATTCGAGGAATCGGCATCATCAATGCCGCGAACTTGCATGGAACGGTGTGTGTGGGCGTTCAAAAAACGATCGATATCGTCCTACGGCTGGAACAATGGAAGGAGCAAGAACACTTTTATGATCGCTCTGGCCTGGAAGATAAATTTACCACCATCTTGGGTATTAAGCTTCCCTTTCACACGCTACATATCAAGCCAGGCCGTGATGTCGTCCTTTTAATAGAGACACTTGCTTTAAATCACCGTCTGAAAGGCATGGGGTATTACTCCCCTCAAGAATTCAAAACAAAAGTTTTAGAAATAAATAAACTAAAAGGTATTGAAAACGGAGCTTTATGA
- a CDS encoding NUDIX hydrolase has product MNSLTTTLPVSYEVGEKYFNYRTCGIALNDGRVLAVKISPYDFWLFPGGRVEFMESSQVALEREIKEELKIPCRVERPLWIVEDFYSFENQKVHELGYYYLIDFPSNKEIYEKKEEWSVYEEEKINERAKTLTFRWLPLNHLESVDLRPGYIKTRLSALPDNTEHLIIDSK; this is encoded by the coding sequence ATGAATAGTCTTACAACTACGCTTCCCGTCTCCTATGAAGTTGGGGAAAAATATTTTAATTATCGAACGTGCGGAATCGCTCTCAATGATGGGCGTGTGCTGGCTGTTAAAATTTCGCCCTATGACTTTTGGCTCTTTCCTGGCGGGCGAGTGGAGTTTATGGAGTCGTCGCAAGTGGCATTGGAAAGGGAGATTAAAGAAGAATTGAAGATTCCTTGCCGCGTTGAGCGGCCCTTGTGGATAGTAGAAGATTTTTATAGTTTCGAAAATCAAAAGGTCCATGAGTTGGGCTATTACTATCTCATCGATTTTCCAAGCAATAAAGAGATCTATGAGAAGAAAGAAGAATGGTCTGTCTATGAAGAAGAAAAAATTAATGAAAGGGCAAAGACGCTAACATTTCGATGGTTGCCATTGAACCATCTGGAATCGGTCGATCTTCGTCCCGGCTATATCAAAACTCGGCTTAGTGCTTTACCCGATAACACTGAGCACTTAATTATTGATTCTAAATAA
- a CDS encoding tetratricopeptide repeat protein: MNNMSPLCLCLIVKNEAKYLRKCVDSVKNIVSQVVIVDTGSTDETLEIAQLLTTDCYQINFQNDFSQARNYALQYVKTPWVLFLDADESFESIDADNLLDYIKQAPSSVWGCQLTRYNFFGTGGWYTSKNLKAFRNTPSIRYEGTVSESVTQSIKRNGGEIVDAPVLLNHYGHCRSIENRNIKAHYYFKLMHGEIDKQPNNSRLMGYMGMILRTLGRFDEALEIAKKGVSLTPDSAHSHYCLAQVLRSTGSVEEALHHYKKAMECNPNDPMILNMIGLMNMSLKRYDGAEEAFLRAYHLNPLLVHIYVNLGLLYQLKGDIATALQYFEKVVERNKGFLHEDFASRLECDPYREFYYETIFKYCGLGYHIAYCKERIGNSQAVYYHGYEYAQA, encoded by the coding sequence ATGAATAATATGAGTCCCCTTTGTTTGTGTTTGATTGTAAAGAATGAAGCAAAATATCTTAGAAAGTGTGTAGACAGTGTGAAGAACATTGTTTCTCAAGTTGTCATTGTCGATACAGGATCTACCGACGAAACTCTTGAAATTGCACAATTGCTGACAACTGACTGTTATCAAATCAACTTTCAGAACGATTTTAGCCAGGCACGCAACTATGCTCTCCAATACGTTAAGACTCCTTGGGTCTTGTTTTTAGATGCAGATGAAAGTTTTGAGAGTATAGATGCAGATAACCTTCTCGATTATATAAAGCAGGCCCCATCTTCAGTTTGGGGATGTCAATTAACACGTTACAATTTCTTTGGAACAGGCGGATGGTACACTTCAAAGAATCTTAAGGCCTTCAGAAACACTCCATCTATTAGATATGAAGGAACTGTCAGCGAGTCTGTCACTCAATCTATCAAAAGAAATGGAGGCGAAATCGTTGATGCTCCCGTTTTATTAAATCATTATGGTCATTGCAGAAGCATTGAAAACCGTAATATCAAGGCCCATTACTACTTTAAACTGATGCATGGGGAAATTGATAAGCAGCCGAACAATAGCCGCCTAATGGGATATATGGGAATGATTTTGCGCACGCTGGGCCGCTTTGATGAAGCATTGGAGATTGCCAAAAAAGGAGTCTCGCTTACGCCTGACTCTGCCCATTCTCACTATTGTCTCGCACAAGTTTTAAGATCTACTGGAAGTGTTGAAGAGGCTCTACATCACTACAAGAAAGCCATGGAATGCAATCCAAATGATCCGATGATTTTGAATATGATCGGACTCATGAATATGTCACTTAAGCGCTATGACGGGGCAGAAGAGGCTTTTTTAAGAGCTTACCATTTGAATCCACTGTTAGTTCATATCTATGTCAATCTAGGCCTTCTTTATCAGCTTAAAGGTGACATTGCTACTGCCTTACAGTACTTTGAAAAGGTTGTAGAAAGGAATAAAGGCTTTTTGCATGAAGATTTTGCTTCACGCTTGGAGTGCGATCCTTATCGCGAGTTTTACTACGAAACAATTTTTAAATACTGCGGGTTGGGATATCACATCGCCTACTGCAAAGAGAGAATAGGTAATAGCCAGGCTGTCTATTATCATGGCTATGAATATGCCCAGGCGTAA